Proteins encoded within one genomic window of Aerococcus viridans:
- a CDS encoding polysaccharide pyruvyl transferase family protein: protein MKKIAILTINDYNNYGNRLQNYALQEVLKKQNFEVETIKNYTNFNYLYQQKSGIIERITNFLKNSPMENFRRLYVKLNKIEKNKSEQLSPSDKEAIILKRRKYFLEFTHNYIKESFFTISEQELELNKLKNYDFYITGSDQVWNTNYRDGSFIDFLTFAPKEKRISYAASFGISEVPKAYHANFSKWLKEMAFISVREKDGARIVKELSGRDATVSVDPTMLLHRDEWLSISKKAANRPECSYILTYFLGGPNNEVKELIDKLSIQNNLKIINLGVISEVDTYTTGPSEFLDYINNASLFLTDSFHGVVFSIIFKTPFVVYERKGKNSMFSRINTILENFNLQSRSEKHFDGNWFETDFSDTDNLLEIEYKNSLNYLNKALKIEE from the coding sequence ATGAAAAAAATAGCTATATTAACAATTAATGATTATAATAATTACGGAAATAGGTTACAAAATTATGCCTTACAAGAAGTACTAAAAAAACAAAATTTCGAAGTAGAAACAATTAAAAATTATACAAATTTTAATTATTTATACCAACAAAAAAGTGGAATAATTGAAAGAATAACAAATTTCTTGAAAAATTCACCGATGGAGAATTTTCGACGATTATATGTGAAGTTAAATAAAATCGAAAAAAATAAATCTGAACAATTATCACCGAGTGACAAAGAGGCCATAATACTAAAAAGGCGAAAATATTTTTTAGAGTTCACTCATAATTATATTAAAGAAAGTTTCTTTACAATTTCAGAACAGGAACTGGAATTAAATAAACTAAAAAATTATGATTTTTATATTACGGGTAGTGATCAGGTTTGGAATACAAATTATCGTGATGGATCTTTTATCGATTTTTTAACATTTGCTCCAAAAGAAAAAAGAATATCATATGCAGCTAGTTTTGGTATCAGCGAAGTTCCTAAAGCTTATCATGCTAATTTTTCAAAATGGTTGAAGGAAATGGCTTTTATTTCTGTTAGAGAAAAAGATGGAGCAAGAATAGTTAAGGAATTATCAGGGCGTGATGCAACGGTTTCTGTTGATCCTACCATGCTCTTGCACCGCGATGAGTGGCTATCAATCAGTAAGAAAGCTGCAAACCGCCCAGAATGCTCATATATCTTAACATATTTTTTAGGAGGCCCAAATAATGAAGTTAAAGAATTAATTGATAAACTGAGCATACAAAATAATTTGAAAATTATCAATTTGGGAGTTATTAGTGAAGTGGATACATATACAACCGGACCTAGTGAATTTTTAGATTATATTAATAATGCAAGCTTGTTTTTAACTGATTCTTTTCATGGTGTAGTATTCTCTATCATATTTAAAACTCCATTTGTAGTATATGAAAGAAAAGGTAAAAATTCCATGTTTTCTAGAATTAATACTATTTTAGAAAATTTTAATTTGCAAAGTAGGTCTGAAAAACATTTTGATGGTAATTGGTTTGAAACTGATTTTTCTGATACTGATAACTTATTAGAAATAGAATATAAAAATTCTTTGAACTACTTAAATAAAGCATTAAAGATAGAGGAGTAG
- a CDS encoding O-antigen ligase family protein has translation MNRVSLDKFFTTLIGILILYFSLIELTPVLGTGFIYTMFISTIAIIIFIYLLIARFDISNVKLLIPIALYLILFLLNLNDSPEVLLFQLLAFILFFVCSNLYWRAPNLKILHFFNIFVFIVLIGEVLFHFVVQPGTTEINLLGIANVNRVAMMSLTMSYFSIMYTIFYKKNFKKSSLIIWCSLVLLIVLLSGSRTALISIVAILVTIFYWKKITASKLRFNMYFISVILIIGLITYIVPYASDIIPNFERLNMIAFDITGKELYSGREVLWKSAFELISRQPLFGYGAGAELKDFTNTTLTTHNLFLQILLQVGFIGLISFISFLLFIWQSFWKNKNNKKVIISAGYLMGIIVYQGFEVTLVLSSVWFSFILWIIIGIMTSFTKYEDQT, from the coding sequence GTGAACCGTGTTTCCTTAGATAAATTTTTTACTACCTTAATTGGGATATTGATCTTATATTTTTCATTAATTGAATTAACACCAGTTTTGGGAACAGGATTTATATATACAATGTTTATAAGTACAATTGCTATAATCATTTTTATATACCTATTGATTGCAAGATTTGATATTAGTAATGTAAAGTTACTAATTCCTATAGCCTTATATTTGATACTTTTTCTACTTAATCTAAATGATAGCCCCGAAGTATTATTATTTCAACTATTAGCGTTTATTTTATTTTTCGTATGTTCAAATCTTTATTGGAGAGCGCCTAATTTAAAAATTTTGCATTTTTTTAATATATTTGTTTTTATTGTTCTAATTGGCGAAGTATTGTTTCATTTTGTTGTACAACCAGGGACCACAGAAATAAATTTACTTGGTATTGCAAATGTTAATAGAGTAGCGATGATGTCTCTTACCATGTCATACTTTTCTATAATGTATACTATTTTTTATAAGAAAAATTTTAAAAAAAGTTCTCTAATAATATGGTGTTCATTAGTCTTATTAATTGTATTGTTAAGTGGTTCCCGGACAGCTTTAATCTCAATCGTTGCTATACTGGTAACAATTTTTTATTGGAAGAAAATCACTGCGTCAAAATTAAGATTTAACATGTATTTCATTTCAGTTATATTGATTATCGGATTAATTACATATATTGTACCTTATGCTTCTGATATTATACCTAATTTTGAAAGGTTAAATATGATCGCATTTGATATAACTGGTAAAGAACTATATTCTGGACGAGAAGTTCTTTGGAAATCTGCTTTTGAATTAATTTCAAGACAACCACTATTTGGATATGGTGCTGGTGCAGAATTAAAAGACTTTACAAATACAACTTTAACTACTCATAATTTATTTCTACAGATATTGTTGCAAGTAGGTTTCATAGGATTGATATCTTTTATATCATTTTTATTATTTATTTGGCAATCTTTTTGGAAGAATAAAAATAACAAAAAAGTTATAATTTCCGCAGGTTATTTAATGGGGATTATTGTTTACCAAGGATTTGAAGTTACATTAGTTCTTTCGTCCGTATGGTTTTCATTTATACTCTGGATTATTATTGGTATAATGACTAGTTTCACAAAATATGAAGACCAAACATAA
- a CDS encoding sugar transferase, with translation MYQYLKRFIDFILSLGGLIILSPLFLILALWIKLDSPGPVFFKQKRVGKNKEFFQIYKFRSMRTDTPADMPTHQLNDPAAFITNSGHFLRKTSLDELPQLINIVKGEMAIIGPRPALWNQDDLIEERDKYGANNVRPGLTGWAQINGRDELEIPVKARLDGDYVENISFLFDVKCFIGTVVSVFKSEGVVEGGTGTIEKARRDIKEESK, from the coding sequence ATGTATCAATATTTAAAAAGATTTATAGATTTTATATTATCGTTAGGGGGCCTAATTATACTAAGTCCCCTTTTTCTTATACTTGCGTTATGGATCAAATTGGATTCTCCAGGTCCCGTCTTCTTTAAACAAAAACGAGTTGGGAAAAATAAGGAATTCTTCCAGATTTACAAGTTCCGTTCAATGAGAACAGATACTCCGGCAGATATGCCGACCCATCAGCTAAACGATCCAGCAGCATTTATTACTAATTCAGGCCATTTTTTACGAAAAACTAGCTTAGATGAACTCCCACAATTAATAAACATTGTAAAAGGGGAGATGGCGATTATTGGTCCTCGTCCAGCTTTGTGGAATCAAGATGACTTAATTGAAGAACGCGACAAATATGGAGCAAATAATGTGCGTCCAGGTTTAACAGGTTGGGCACAAATAAATGGACGTGATGAGTTGGAAATACCTGTTAAGGCGCGTTTAGATGGTGACTATGTAGAAAATATTAGCTTTTTATTTGATGTAAAGTGCTTTATTGGAACTGTGGTAAGTGTATTCAAGAGTGAAGGCGTCGTTGAAGGTGGTACTGGAACCATTGAAAAGGCCAGAAGAGATATAAAGGAGGAATCTAAATGA
- a CDS encoding glycosyltransferase, translating to MNKNNKERLREKLKISADSKIMISVGELNNNKNHIAGIEALNIMQDDALHYVICGIGTQESYLRTKVSEYKLENNVHFIGYTHNIEEYLSGSDFSLFLSKREGLGLAGLEAMAAGLPLISSNIGGIKDYTNNGETGFTVDDPGDYEIIAKQINNLLNLENKQLKKISKNNQRIAEKYSSELVNKEMYEIYSELF from the coding sequence TTGAATAAAAACAATAAAGAAAGACTTAGAGAAAAATTAAAGATTTCAGCAGATAGTAAAATAATGATTTCTGTAGGTGAACTTAATAATAATAAGAACCATATTGCAGGTATCGAGGCACTAAATATTATGCAAGATGATGCGCTGCATTATGTAATATGCGGTATAGGTACTCAGGAAAGTTACTTACGAACTAAAGTTAGTGAGTATAAATTAGAGAATAATGTCCACTTTATTGGCTATACACATAATATAGAGGAGTACCTATCTGGTTCAGACTTTTCTCTGTTTCTTTCCAAAAGAGAGGGTTTGGGTTTGGCAGGCTTGGAAGCAATGGCTGCAGGGCTACCATTGATTAGCTCAAATATTGGAGGAATTAAAGACTATACGAACAATGGGGAGACAGGGTTCACGGTTGATGATCCAGGTGATTATGAAATAATTGCAAAGCAAATTAATAATCTACTAAATTTAGAAAATAAACAATTAAAAAAAATATCAAAAAATAATCAAAGAATTGCCGAAAAATATTCAAGCGAGTTAGTAAATAAAGAAATGTATGAAATATATTCAGAATTGTTCTGA
- a CDS encoding glycosyltransferase family 2 protein — protein MNKDLVSVIIPNYNRKSLIKQAIASVLSQTYPNIEIIIVDDCSTDGSVEEIEQLAIKYENVFGIYSKKNHGANYSRNLGVAKASGKYLAFLDSDDAFYKTKIEKQMKALLDDSTADIKFSTCLFEQKRNITENKFLSLNDIMINNILGGFSTLLVTREAYINVGGVDIEMESCQDWDLYLKLLTKYNGILIAEQLVYYDVQTDSISNNYDKVIAGHIKIFEKIKEINVQHQILTTNKLIYHQNRLLGSLNRYFEKRKIARKYYRKNLSLDFNAESILNYLSTFISSKLYNKIIQNWRSLLR, from the coding sequence ATGAATAAGGATTTAGTAAGTGTTATCATACCAAACTATAATAGAAAATCGCTAATAAAGCAGGCAATTGCCAGTGTTTTAAGTCAAACATATCCTAATATTGAAATAATAATTGTTGATGACTGTTCTACTGACGGATCGGTAGAAGAAATTGAACAATTGGCAATTAAGTATGAGAATGTTTTTGGAATTTATTCAAAAAAAAATCATGGAGCAAATTATTCTAGAAATTTAGGTGTTGCTAAAGCTTCGGGTAAATATTTAGCATTTTTAGATAGTGATGATGCTTTTTATAAAACTAAAATTGAAAAGCAAATGAAAGCTTTATTAGATGATTCCACAGCAGATATAAAATTTTCTACTTGTTTGTTTGAACAAAAACGAAACATAACTGAAAATAAATTTTTATCATTGAATGATATTATGATAAATAATATTCTTGGTGGATTTTCCACTTTATTAGTTACTCGGGAAGCTTATATCAATGTTGGCGGCGTAGATATTGAAATGGAAAGTTGCCAGGACTGGGATTTATATCTAAAATTATTAACAAAATACAATGGAATCTTAATTGCGGAACAACTGGTTTATTATGATGTTCAAACAGATAGTATTTCAAATAATTATGATAAAGTGATTGCAGGTCACATAAAAATTTTTGAAAAAATAAAAGAAATCAATGTACAACATCAAATTTTGACAACAAATAAACTAATTTATCATCAAAATAGATTATTAGGGTCTTTGAATAGATACTTTGAAAAGCGTAAGATTGCTAGAAAATATTATCGTAAAAATTTATCACTTGACTTTAACGCAGAATCCATTTTGAATTACCTGTCAACGTTTATAAGCAGTAAATTATATAATAAAATAATCCAAAATTGGAGGTCATTATTGAGATGA
- a CDS encoding glycosyltransferase, translated as MIEQFNLDNILILQSLGYEVSVGTNFIDAGTISRDDAQKLKESLTLNNVKCYQIDFPRGSGTYKKNIKVIKQLKMLKEKNFDLLHCHSPIGSVLSRIVFKKTQTKIIYTAHGFHFYKGGPKKNWIFYYPIERYFAKYTDLLLTINEDDTNIARKDFKVKVRKIPGVVEAPKS; from the coding sequence ATGATTGAACAATTTAATTTGGATAATATTTTAATACTTCAAAGCTTAGGTTATGAAGTATCTGTTGGAACTAATTTTATTGACGCTGGCACTATTTCTAGAGATGATGCTCAAAAACTAAAAGAAAGTTTAACTTTAAATAACGTGAAATGTTACCAGATAGATTTTCCTAGAGGTAGTGGAACTTATAAAAAAAATATAAAAGTAATTAAGCAGTTAAAAATGTTGAAAGAGAAAAACTTTGATTTATTACATTGTCATTCACCAATAGGTAGTGTTTTAAGTAGGATAGTTTTTAAAAAAACACAGACAAAAATCATTTATACTGCCCATGGGTTTCACTTTTATAAAGGGGGACCTAAAAAAAATTGGATATTCTATTATCCAATAGAGCGATATTTTGCAAAATATACAGATTTATTGTTAACAATAAATGAGGATGATACAAATATAGCAAGAAAAGATTTTAAAGTGAAGGTAAGAAAAATCCCTGGAGTTGTAGAGGCCCCCAAAAGTTAG
- a CDS encoding IS3 family transposase (programmed frameshift): MAKYSLEFKLEIVKHYLGNYGGYLAVAKKYNIQDSIVRRWVNSYQQFGIEGLKRSKNQTHYSVDFKLSAVKLYETTEMSYREVANSLGMNNPSLICNWRTTILKKGVDGLSEQRGRPPKMGKRKKADKKVFQDPKNITREDVDVERLRQLENENRDLRIENEFLKELGRLQEAEKQQQRNKAQAIYNLHTINKFKLVDILRVTGFPKATYHYIRKQSKRPDKDKVYKDALLELREKNKDYGYKRLTPELKKLGYHINRKKVLRLMRELGILVTAFSHKSRKYKSYKGTVGKVASNRLKRRFNTSVPHQKITTDTTEFKYYYTDQLGNTQTGRLYLDPYMDLFNSEIISFQITKRPNGESMMEALKVAIERTNDCIFRRTFHSDQGWAYQMKRYSKTLKDNDIFQSMSRKGNCYDNSPMENFFSILKQEMYYGQTYHSFEELAESITNYINYYNKERIKEKLGWLSPVQYRSQYTNSIVFS; the protein is encoded by the exons ATGGCAAAATATTCACTAGAATTTAAATTGGAAATTGTAAAACATTATCTGGGGAACTATGGTGGCTACCTAGCGGTAGCAAAGAAATATAATATACAAGATTCTATTGTAAGAAGATGGGTTAATAGCTATCAACAATTTGGAATCGAAGGACTGAAACGTAGTAAGAATCAAACTCATTACTCTGTTGATTTTAAGCTTAGTGCTGTAAAATTATATGAAACAACAGAGATGAGTTATCGAGAAGTAGCCAATTCATTAGGGATGAATAACCCTAGTCTAATTTGTAATTGGCGCACTACTATCCTCAAGAAAGGTGTCGATGGCTTATCAGAACAGAGAGGTAGGCCACCGAAAATGGGTAAACGGAAGAAAGCTGATAAGAAAGTATTTCAGGATCCAAAGAATATAACTAGAGAAGATGTAGACGTTGAGCGTCTGAGACAACTTGAAAATGAAAATCGTGATTTGAGAATCGAGAATGAATTTTTAAAGGAATTAGGGAGATTGCAGGAAGCAGAGAAACAGCAACAAAGAAACAAA GCTCAAGCAATCTACAATCTCCATACTATTAATAAATTCAAATTAGTTGATATTTTGAGAGTAACTGGCTTTCCAAAGGCAACTTATCACTATATTAGGAAGCAATCTAAACGACCAGACAAGGATAAAGTTTACAAAGATGCTTTACTAGAACTAAGAGAGAAAAATAAGGATTATGGGTATAAAAGACTGACTCCCGAGTTAAAAAAATTAGGTTATCATATAAATCGGAAGAAAGTATTACGCTTAATGCGTGAATTAGGCATTCTTGTAACTGCCTTCTCACACAAAAGCAGAAAGTATAAGTCTTATAAGGGAACTGTAGGGAAAGTAGCATCAAATCGTTTAAAACGACGTTTTAACACATCAGTTCCACATCAAAAAATTACGACTGATACAACTGAATTCAAATACTATTATACGGACCAGTTAGGCAATACTCAGACAGGCAGACTTTATTTAGATCCTTATATGGATTTATTCAATAGCGAAATCATCAGTTTTCAAATAACAAAACGGCCTAACGGTGAAAGTATGATGGAAGCTTTGAAGGTAGCTATAGAACGTACAAATGATTGCATATTCAGAAGAACTTTTCATTCAGACCAAGGCTGGGCTTATCAAATGAAACGGTATTCAAAAACTTTAAAAGATAATGATATCTTCCAAAGTATGTCTAGAAAAGGGAATTGTTATGACAATTCACCAATGGAAAATTTCTTTAGTATACTCAAACAAGAAATGTATTATGGTCAAACTTATCATAGTTTTGAAGAATTGGCTGAATCAATTACCAACTATATTAACTATTATAATAAAGAACGAATTAAAGAGAAACTAGGATGGCTAAGCCCCGTCCAGTATCGCAGCCAATATACTAATTCCATTGTCTTTTCATAG
- a CDS encoding NAD-dependent epimerase/dehydratase family protein: MKRILITGQNSYIGTSFEEWVAQWPEDYKVDKISLRDNRWKSDDWSQYDSILHVAGIAHNSSDKSLEDLYYSVNRDLTEEVALKAKNDGVNHFIFLSSIIVFGTKKECIDENTIPDPDNFYGDSKLQAEQRLEKLNDESFKVAIIRPPMIYGKESKGNYPRLSKLAQKTPIFPNYENRRSMLFISNLVELLRLIIDSHDEGYFHPQNKEYVKTSKLVETIAKIQHHPIWITKIFNWLIFLLKNTSLVKKVFGSLYYDQMLSNTSHLNYQKFTLEESILITEK; encoded by the coding sequence ATGAAACGAATTTTGATTACGGGTCAAAATAGTTATATTGGGACTTCCTTTGAAGAGTGGGTCGCTCAATGGCCTGAGGATTATAAAGTAGATAAAATTTCACTTAGAGACAATCGTTGGAAATCAGACGATTGGTCTCAATATGATTCAATTTTACATGTTGCTGGAATAGCTCACAATTCATCAGATAAATCCTTAGAAGACTTATACTATTCTGTAAATAGAGATTTAACAGAGGAAGTTGCGCTAAAGGCAAAAAATGATGGAGTCAATCACTTCATTTTTCTAAGCAGCATAATTGTATTCGGTACTAAAAAAGAATGTATTGATGAGAATACTATACCAGATCCAGATAATTTCTACGGTGATAGTAAACTTCAAGCTGAACAAAGACTTGAGAAATTGAATGATGAAAGTTTTAAGGTAGCCATTATTAGACCTCCTATGATTTATGGTAAAGAATCAAAAGGCAATTACCCGAGACTCTCTAAACTAGCACAAAAAACACCTATCTTTCCAAATTATGAAAATAGGAGAAGTATGTTATTTATTAGTAACTTAGTGGAATTACTTCGATTAATTATAGATTCACATGATGAAGGGTACTTCCATCCGCAAAATAAGGAGTATGTAAAAACTAGTAAATTGGTTGAAACCATTGCTAAAATACAACATCATCCTATTTGGATCACAAAAATATTTAATTGGTTAATTTTTTTATTAAAAAATACAAGTTTAGTGAAAAAAGTATTTGGAAGTTTATATTATGACCAAATGTTGAGTAATACAAGTCATTTGAATTATCAAAAATTTACATTAGAAGAATCAATACTTATAACTGAAAAATGA
- a CDS encoding glycosyltransferase, with translation MVKISVIMGAFNCENTITEALDSLWNQTFQDFEVVICDDGSTDNTLEILKKIEKSNSHKVKLLFNEKNQGLNYTLNKCLKAAQGELIARMDADDISFPNRFETQLLFLQNHSDIDFVSSNMIFFDELGDWGQSDLKEYPEKADFVKSSPFAHAPVIIKKSAYNQVDGYTVDDKLLRVEDYHLWIKLYSSGYKGANIQVPLYKMRDDQEAFKRRSIKNRINEVRVKLFAVNQLELSKWNYVYSIRPLLVALLPYGLYNYLHKRKLNKR, from the coding sequence ATGGTTAAAATTTCAGTTATTATGGGGGCTTTTAATTGTGAAAATACAATAACGGAAGCACTAGATTCCCTGTGGAACCAAACTTTTCAAGATTTTGAAGTAGTTATTTGCGATGATGGCTCCACTGATAACACATTAGAAATATTAAAAAAAATAGAGAAAAGTAATAGTCATAAAGTAAAACTGCTTTTTAATGAAAAAAACCAAGGGTTAAACTATACTTTAAATAAATGTTTAAAAGCTGCTCAAGGTGAACTAATAGCTAGAATGGATGCGGATGATATTTCTTTTCCAAATAGATTTGAAACACAGCTGCTTTTTTTGCAAAATCATTCAGATATTGATTTTGTAAGTTCCAATATGATCTTTTTTGATGAACTAGGAGATTGGGGCCAAAGTGACTTAAAAGAATATCCTGAAAAGGCAGACTTTGTAAAAAGCTCACCATTTGCCCATGCACCTGTAATTATAAAAAAATCGGCATATAATCAAGTTGATGGATATACAGTAGATGATAAATTATTAAGAGTAGAAGATTATCATCTATGGATAAAATTATATTCTAGCGGATATAAAGGAGCAAACATTCAAGTTCCATTGTACAAAATGAGAGACGACCAAGAAGCATTTAAAAGGCGTAGTATAAAAAACCGAATAAATGAAGTAAGAGTTAAATTATTTGCTGTAAATCAGCTAGAATTATCTAAATGGAATTATGTTTATTCAATTAGACCGTTATTAGTGGCTCTTTTACCATATGGTTTATATAATTACCTACATAAAAGAAAACTGAATAAAAGATAG
- a CDS encoding glycosyltransferase yields the protein MKICFLTSSLAEIGGQQKIVSILANELAKIDEVDVSIVLINTDKVLYNLHPDINLLYDKSLKRKKNDYIFHKILTKIFVKRNLVQNKNLLIKMLFPKNEIKNYQNFFMKYNFDVIIGVSPRESGILSLLNLNSKKIGWMHNTVERYFLIENEWLWGELNAYRQLLPKLDEVIVLTDHDKKIYEDTFEIRATRIYNPLTFKSIEKSPLTNKSILFVGRIYYLTKGIDLLLKSMKIITQSGSRIELNIVGNGPDMERLVQDLKNHKLEHSVNVLGSTDDVKSHYLQNSMLVLPSTIEGFGLVVTEALEMGLPVVSYKTEGPSEIITDKTDGFLIEKFDYQKFTEKVMLIMNDYTLRKTMGSNASDKAKKFSVNKIVEEWLILLK from the coding sequence ATGAAAATATGCTTTCTAACTAGTAGCCTAGCTGAAATTGGGGGTCAACAGAAAATAGTTTCAATTTTGGCCAATGAATTGGCTAAAATTGATGAAGTAGATGTATCTATAGTGTTAATAAATACAGATAAAGTACTGTACAATTTACATCCTGACATAAATCTTCTATATGATAAGTCTTTGAAAAGAAAAAAAAATGATTATATTTTTCACAAGATATTAACTAAAATATTCGTAAAGAGAAATTTAGTACAAAATAAAAATTTACTGATTAAGATGTTATTTCCAAAAAATGAGATAAAGAATTATCAGAATTTTTTTATGAAGTACAATTTTGATGTTATTATTGGTGTTAGTCCAAGAGAATCTGGCATACTTAGCTTATTAAATTTAAATAGTAAAAAAATCGGGTGGATGCATAATACAGTAGAGAGATATTTTTTAATTGAAAATGAATGGCTTTGGGGAGAATTAAATGCATATAGGCAATTACTACCTAAATTAGATGAAGTAATTGTATTAACTGATCATGATAAAAAGATTTATGAAGATACCTTCGAAATAAGAGCCACAAGAATATATAATCCTTTGACTTTTAAATCAATAGAGAAGAGTCCACTTACTAACAAAAGTATTTTATTTGTGGGAAGAATTTACTATTTAACTAAAGGAATAGATTTATTACTTAAATCTATGAAAATTATTACCCAAAGTGGTTCAAGAATTGAGTTGAATATCGTAGGAAATGGTCCTGATATGGAACGGTTAGTTCAAGATTTAAAAAATCATAAATTAGAACATTCTGTTAATGTATTAGGGTCAACAGACGATGTCAAATCTCATTACTTGCAGAACTCTATGTTAGTGCTACCTTCCACTATTGAAGGATTTGGTTTAGTTGTGACTGAAGCGTTAGAAATGGGGTTACCAGTTGTGTCATACAAAACCGAAGGGCCTTCAGAAATAATTACTGATAAAACAGATGGATTTTTGATTGAAAAATTTGATTATCAGAAATTTACAGAAAAAGTAATGCTAATCATGAATGATTATACCCTTAGAAAAACTATGGGTAGTAATGCATCAGATAAGGCAAAAAAATTTTCAGTTAATAAAATAGTTGAAGAATGGCTTATATTATTAAAATAA
- a CDS encoding glycosyltransferase family 2 protein, translated as MKECEEVMEIKKVSIIVPVYNSEKHIQQCIDSIINQTYKNLEIIVVNDGSTDKTLDILKNLNKKDKRVKIYSKQNSGVAETRNLGLDHATGEIIGFVDSDDTIEVNMYEQLVACLENYKADIVECGYKRINNDSILKFELQNEIITNKNLILENYLKGKNTTNHNWNKIYSSNLIKNVRYVDYSYSEDYLFNVQAHSLANKKIIVSETYYNYMDNIDSAVNAPFTLKKIDQISAGISAIEYLNLNHYTESILSLARVYVIEKIIVVFNEAIKSEHYKNIKSKIIKIFRKNFKKLVFSGNIIRLYTIKQIISRTIFFVNPSLYLYTVKHRN; from the coding sequence ATGAAAGAATGCGAGGAAGTAATGGAGATAAAAAAAGTTTCGATTATAGTGCCCGTCTACAACTCTGAAAAACATATACAGCAATGTATCGATAGTATTATCAATCAGACATATAAAAATCTGGAGATAATTGTAGTGAACGATGGATCTACAGATAAAACTCTGGATATTTTAAAAAATTTGAATAAAAAAGATAAAAGAGTAAAAATTTATTCTAAACAAAATTCTGGAGTTGCGGAGACTAGAAATTTAGGACTAGATCATGCGACTGGGGAAATCATTGGTTTTGTAGACAGTGATGATACTATAGAAGTTAATATGTACGAACAATTAGTAGCATGTTTAGAAAATTATAAAGCTGATATTGTAGAATGTGGTTATAAGAGAATTAACAATGATTCTATTTTAAAATTTGAATTGCAAAACGAAATTATTACAAATAAGAATCTTATTCTAGAAAATTATTTAAAAGGGAAGAACACTACAAACCATAATTGGAACAAAATTTATTCAAGTAATTTGATAAAAAATGTAAGATATGTAGACTATTCCTACAGTGAAGATTATTTATTTAATGTTCAGGCACACTCATTAGCAAATAAGAAAATAATTGTAAGTGAAACCTATTATAATTACATGGATAATATAGATAGTGCTGTAAATGCCCCTTTTACTTTAAAGAAGATTGATCAAATTTCTGCGGGAATATCAGCAATAGAATACCTAAATTTAAATCATTATACAGAAAGTATTTTATCTTTGGCTAGAGTCTATGTTATAGAAAAGATAATTGTGGTATTTAATGAAGCAATTAAATCTGAACATTATAAAAATATAAAAAGCAAAATAATAAAAATATTCCGAAAGAACTTTAAAAAGCTTGTTTTTTCAGGAAACATTATTCGACTTTATACAATCAAACAAATTATATCGAGAACTATTTTTTTTGTTAATCCATCTCTATACTTGTATACAGTCAAACATAGGAATTAA